From the Solea solea chromosome 7, fSolSol10.1, whole genome shotgun sequence genome, the window CTTATGGGCAGGAACCCAGTCCTCAGTGTACAGCTTGTAACCATGTGACCATCAAAAGGTTGTTTGCTGACTACTGGCATACCTGTAAACTAGATTGACATCTGCAGACCAAATATATATAACCAACATACAACTCAAAACACTGTGTTAAACACACTTGAGAAACtagaagtacaaatactttatttCCGAGTGGTTTTGAGGTATTTTCCACCTGTCAATAGATTAACCAATAAAGTTGACCAATATCACCACATGGTCTTTCCACTCTAGGTGCCAGTGTCTGTATGCAGTGCCAGTTGTCTTCCAGGCTCCCGGAAGGCTGTCCGTCGTGGGGAGCCTATCTACTGCTTTGACTGTCTACCATGTGACAGTGGTAAAATTAGCAATCAGACAAGTGAGTTTGAGCTgaacaataaaaagtcaaagcaaATACATTCTTACAATTACAGTACAGAAGTAATGCAATACTGACATTTTCTGCCCTTTAGACTCAGTAGATTGTGCAACTTGTCCTGAGGACTTCTGGTCAAACAACGACAGAACAGCCTGCATCTCCAAGAAAGTGGAGTACTTGACCTTCGATTCATTGGGAATAGCCCTGacagtgatgtctgtggtgGGTGCCTGCTTCACTCTGGCTGTCTGTGGAGTCTTCTTCTgttacagacacacagccatCGTCCGTGTGAATAACTCTGAGCTCAGTTTCTTCATACTGTTTGCGCTGACTCTATGTTTCCTgtgttctctgcttttcattggaaagccaacatattggtcctgcatgctgcgccacactgcctttagcatcacattttcactgtgtatttcctGCATCCTGGGGAAGACCCTGGTGGTACTGGCTGCATTCACTGCCACCAGGCCAGGGCACAACATTATGAAGTGGCTGGGGccaaagcagcagaggaccattATCTCCAGCTGTACTCTGGTTCAGGTGGTTATCTGTGCTGCCTGGCTCATTGATTCTCCCCCATTTCCatccagaaatacacaatatgaacattcaaagatCATACTGGAGTGTAGTGTGGGCTCTAGCCTGGCTTTCTGGTGTGTTCTTGGATATATTGGTCTACAGGCCTGTCTGTGCTTTGTATTGGCTTTTCTGGCTCGAAAGTTGCCAGGAAACTTCAATGAGGCCAAgttcatcacattcagcatGCTGATTTTCTGTGCTGTGTGGCTAGCATTCATCCCTGCTTATATCAGCTCCCCTGGAAATTATGCAGATGCAGTTGAGTCATTTGCCATCTTGGGCTCCAGCTTTGGCttattgttctgcctgtttgctccaaagagttacattattttactgaagcctgaaaagaatacaaaacagcacctgatggggaaagaaaagaaatgaaatgacacaaattaaCCCAAAGTTATTGAATCAGTAGCAAATTGACTTGTAGATTTCTTCCAGTTGCTTATGGGTAactaaccattaaaaaaaacatgtttattagtcaatgttgttttgatattgacatttatttacagacATGTAATTGGTGTGTCGGAGCATGGAAAAGACGAAACATAGGGCAGTAAATTTGAAGGATGTCAAGATGGTTTACATAACATGGAACCTTCACAGGATGCttacaaaaaaacagtgattaCAATATGTGTGACCAAATAACATTGAAATACTAATTCTTGGTCATTTCCATGGTAGATCATATACTTGGGTAgactacaacaaaataaacaatgcagTGATATTTCCACCTTTGGCAAAGTCTTCATCATAGCTGCTGAATATTTGTATCAGCTCTCACCAGTGACAGGAAAACCTCTTACACAGAATAAACAAAGACCAACTTATGGGGAAATACTTTGTATCACATAGAGTTGACAGAAATACTGCAACAAGAAGATCAATTCTCCAACTAACTCACATGTATTAGAGACAACAAGGCattcagagatggcagacttcacctgATTCACACAGcaagcctctgttggtcatattggcaagtgcggaaagacagatagacagacaaactgacagacagacagagccactcaaaacaatacttcactccaaCTCCGTGGGGGGAAGTAATGAAACCTATTTGAATTGCCTGTTAAACAACAGcgataaatggtctgtatttatatagagcttttctcgtcttgatgaaTTCTGGCTACTTTATGCTACAGTTTTgcttttcacccattcactcactctttcatacccattcacacgctgccggcacagtgGGGTTAAGTTCCTTGCccatgtagacgagcagagccgggaattgaacccacaactttcCAGTTCAAAGATGACTCAATCTACCACTACACATCTTGAAAAGTGTCAGATGGTCTTGTCAGTGgagtgcatatatatatatatatatatatgcactcCACTGACAAAATTATTAATTCCGCTACAAATTAGGCTTATTGGCAAATGTACAAACTAACAGCTGTTTGCAATAAACatatcaaacaaaaacaatttaaatagcTTATCACAACTAATATTACAAATGGTTTCTTCAAGTTCAACACAAAATGCCACTTTCAATTCCCTTTGCTGTTATGACCTGCTGCAAACATAATACATAGTGTAAGACACCAGCTTCTAGCAGCGTTCCTGAGGAATCGTAACCTATTCCTCATGAGCAATGGCCTCCAGTTCACTAATAGTCTTGGGTTTGCGTGCTGCAACCGCCTTTTTCAAATCCTACCAGAGACTTTCAATGGAGTTCAAGTCAGACGACAGTGATGGCCACTTTAGTATCTTCCAGGACTTCTTCTGAAATCAAGCCTTGGTGGACTATGTTTGGGATTATTGTCTGGTTGGAAGATCCAATGACGCCCAAGCTTCAGCTTCCTCACAGACAGCATGACATTTTCTCCCGGGATTTCCTGATACTTGATTGAATCCATCTGTCCCCTAACCCTAATCCAAGTGAAGAAGCCCCAGAGCATCACTGTGCCACTGCCAAGCTTCATTATTCTCCTCCAGACCATACTGCTGACCCATTGGCCCTGAACAGATCCAGTTTTGTTTCATCACTCCACAGAACTTAATCACAAAACCTCTTTGGCTTATTTATATAGTTTTAAGCAAAGTGGAGGCgtcttttcttgtgttttggGGTCAATAGTGGTGTCTTGTAATTTGGGCATGGAGCCCTTCAGTGTTTAGTATGTGCCTTACTGTGGGAAAAGCCACCAAGTCTTGCTGCAGGTCTTTTACAGTCACTTGAGAGTTTTTGACCACAATTTTGCACAATGCATTACTGCAAGGTTTAACAATAGAAAAAGCTCTAATTTTGTCAGCTGGCTAATAATATTTAGCTTGAGTCCAGTGACATATTTAGAAAGTCTTGTTCAAGATTATAAAACAACTGCAGTTTGTGGTGGCAGAAATTCACGACAGTGAATTCTGTCCCACGGTTCTTTCTAGAAAGACTGGAGAGTCAAATAGGCAGTCGAGATTATTGAAGTTTTAACACGTGAGTTTTTAATGCTGTTGCAAGAGCAGAGTGCAGAGTATACATATCAAGCAGATACAATACCATGCACTGACTTGTGTCAGTCAGAGCATGCCTAAATAAAGGTGTtagttcatgtgtgtgtatgtgtctgttgaaacaggaacacagaaacaggaagttctGTGTTGAAACAGGAAGTTCTGTGTTGAGTCAGTTTGAACCTGTGCTGTgatgcacagaaaaaaacagtttgagctGGTCTAACTTTCAGTGTACAAAGGTTAttgtggcagtggggcttggttagagcgacggctgctggaggaaaggaaggagtggctcagccggtgatcagacagctggacagaatcaggtaattagtcagctatataagcatgtttgtaacctggttctgatctcttgcagtaggctgggtcctcacgcggacacacagagagagagagagagagagagagagagagagagagagagagagagagagacggagagacacagagagtgagggcagcgcagcgcagcagagcgctgacatcgCGGCCACAGCCGActgcttgtgttttatttggttAAGTGTTTTCAGTTGAAAATAAACTGGTATATTtgctccctcaacgccgcctcctcgtccttcccgaaccccagtgagtgggaaaagctcacagtgGCGCCTGAACAGGGACACATGGAAGGACAATCTCCGCTGTCGCTGGCCCTTCAGCACCTCGCTGCGATGCAGGAGAGCACCACctcgctgcagcagcagcagtcccagcTCCTCGCGGACATTGCGGCGTCACAGCGGGACGATCGTGCTCTCCTGCGGGAGCTGCTGCAACGCCCGGCTGCCCACGGCGCCGACCCGGAGCCCGGTCGAGGACGGTCTCCGGCCGTCGCCCTGCAGCGGATGACCGCGGAAGATGACCCGGAGGCATACCTGGACATCTTCGAGGGCACGGCGGAGGCGTGTGGGTGgccggaggaggagagagcgctTCGGCTTCTTCCCCTGCTCACCGGCGTGGCGCAGCTGGCCGCGCACAGCCTGCCGGCGGCCGCGCGCCACGACTACACACAGCTGAGGAGAGTCATCCTGGACCGGCTGGGCAGTACGTCGGAGGGACACCGGCGGCGGTTCAGGGGGCTTTTCTTTGAAGAAGCCGGGCGCCCCTTTGCATAcgcgcagcagctcctggacgcAGCGAGGCGCTGGCTCCAGCCGGGGACCCACTCCGCTGAGGACGTcgttggacaggtggcgctggagcAGTTCATCGCTGGGTTACCATCGTCCACAGCCAATTGGGTCCAGTGCCACCGCCCGGCCAACATCGAGGCAGCGATCGTCCTCGCGGAGGaccatctctctcttccccgGCGGAGCATGAGGGAGGAGACCAGGCCAGCGACGATCCCTGCCAGCCGTCCCACTCCAGCCCCGAGGAGGAGGTTCCCAGCAGCATCGGCTCCtgcaccacacccacacacacacacacacacacacacacagccggagCATACATTGCTCCGGTCGTCTAATTACCCTCTGCCGTCTTTCCCTCAGGGCCCAGCCTACGCGTCTGATCACCTGGCACCCCGGGGGGCTCCTCAGACGCCAGGGCAGGTGTGCTGGCGGTGTGGGCAGCCCGGCCACATCAGAGCGGAGTGCCCGCTCATGGAAGTGGGGCAAGTGGTTCGGGTTGCCGGGCCGCCGGCCCCCTCCCCCGGTTCGGAAGGGACGTACCGTATACCGGTATGTATACAAGGGGGTACACATCAAGCTCTGCTGGATTCTGGTTGTGAACAGACCATGATCCATCAGCGCTTGGTTCGACCGGGGGCATTGTTAGAGGCATcgtgggtgagggtgaggtgtgTGCATGGGAATATTCACGATTATCCGGTGGTGGCTctggaaatttattttaaagggaaaaaacatagaGTAAAGGCTGGAGTTAGTACTCGCCTCACGCACCCTCTAATTTTGGGAACAAATTGGCCGGGGTTTACGAGCTTAGCAGGGGAAACCATGAGGGTGCGGTCACGTAAGTCAGGGAAATGTGAGTTATGTGCTGTCCTTAGTGGTGAGGCGGAGGTGCCGCATCCCGACGctgctggggggggggcacagatgGCGCCCATGGAAGATTTTCCCTTAGCACAGTCTCGGGATGAGACCCTCCGCCACGCCTTTGACCAAGTGATGGAAATTGATGGTTGTCCGGTTCACCCTAACGCAGCACTCTCTCACCCCTACTTTGTTGTCGTTAAAGACCGTTTATACAGAGTGAGTCGTGACGCTCGAACAGGGGAAGAGCTCTCCCAGTTGTTAGTCCCAAAAAGCCGCCGAGAAACGATTTTCCAGGCGGCTCACCACAACCCCATGGCGGGTCACCTCGGATATGATAAGACACTGAACCGGATCATGGCCCGATTTTACTGGCCGGGCATTCGAGCGGATGTAAGTCGGTGGTGTGCATCCTGCCGCGAATGTCAATTAGTCAACCCTCCGGCCACCCCAAAAGCGCCCTTGCGCCCATTACCATTGATGGAGGTCCCTTTTGATAGACTTGCCATGGACCTCATCGGGCCATTAGACCGGAGCGCACGGGGATATCGCTTTGTATTAGTTCTAGTGGACTATGCAACGCGATATCCCGAGGCAGTACCCTTGCGCAACATCTCGGCGAAGAGTGTTGCACAGGCACTGTTTCAGGTCATCTCCCGAGTTGGGATCCCGaaagagatcctgactgaccagGGCACATCGTTTATGTCACGTACACTACGCGAGCTATACGAATTACTGGGCGTCCGCTCAATCCGGACTAGTGTGTACCATCCCCAGACTGATGGCCTGGTGGAGCGGTTTAACAAAACGCTAAAGAACATGATTCGTAAGTTCGTACACGAGGATAGTCGTAATTGGGATAAATGGTTGGACcctctgttgtttgcagtgcGGGAGGTGCCCCAGGCCTCCACGGGTTTTTCGCCCTTTGAACTCCTGTTCGGCAGAAAACCTCGGGGTGTCTTGGACCTGGTTAAGGAAAACTGGGAGGCGGGTCCAAGCACCAGTAAAAATGAGGTACAGCACGTACTGGACCTGCGAGCAAAACTCCATTCACTGGGTCAGTTATCACGGCAGAATTTGCTCCAGGCCCAGGAACGTCAACAGCGGCTGTACAACAGAGGGGCTAAACTTAGACAGTTTTCACCGGGAGATAAAGTGCTTCTATTGCTACCATCGTCTAGCTCCAAATTACTCGCCAAGTGGCAAGGGCCCTTTGTGGTCACACGGCGGGTGGGGGAGGTTGACTATGAGGTTGTGCGTTCTGACAGGGGTGGAGCAACACAGATTTACCACCTTAACCTCCTCAAAGCCTGGAGGGAGGTGGCGTCTGTTTCTCTGGCCACCACGGTGATTGAGAGAGATGAGCTGGGACCGGAGGTGACTAAATCAAACAGGTCGGCGCCGGTCCCCGTTGACGTTCATCTCTCGCCGGGCCAGAGAGCAGACGTGGCCTCGTTGCAGCGGCAGTTTGCCGACGTGTTCTCTCCCCTGCCAGGACGCACAAACCTCATACACCACCACATAGAGACTTCCCCGGGTGTGACAGTGCGTTCACGACCCTATCGCCTGCCGGAGCATAAGAGGAAAACGGTTCAGGCAGAACTTCAGGCTATGTTAGAGATGGGAGTAATAGAAGAGTCCAACAGTGACTGGTGTTGCCCCATTGTTCTTGTTCGCAAGTCTGATGGGTCAATACGGTTCTGTGTGGACTACCGTAGAGTCAACGAGGTGTCCAAGTTCAATGCCTATCCAATGCCCCGGGTCGACGAACTCCTGGATCGGCTGGGCACGGCTCGCTTTTTTACGACACTGGATTTGACCAAGGGCTACTGGCAGATTCCCTTGTCGCTAGAGTCCAGGGGAAAAACGGCCTTCTCCACTCCGTATGGTTTGTACCAATTTGTCACGCTTCCATTTGGGTTGTTCGGGGCCCCAGCCACGTTCCAGCGCCTCATGGACCGGGTGCTGCGGCCTCACTCTGCATATGCTGCGGCCTActtggatgatgtcatcattcatagtgagacCTGGGAGCAGCATATGCAGCAGGTGGGAGCAGTGCTGGAGTCCCTGAGGAGGGCGGGGCTCACGGCCAATCCAGGGAAGTGTGCAGTTGGACGGAGGGAGGTACGGTATTTGGGGTACCACTTGGGGGGAGGGCAGGTGCGGCCACAGATACAAAAGACCGCAGCGGTTGCAGCCTGCCCAAGACCCAAGACCAAAAAAGAGGTTAGGAGGTTTCTGGGGCTGGCCGGTTACTATAGGAGGTTCATTCCGGCCTTCTCGGAGCTGACCAGCCCCCTAACCGACCTGACCCGAAAAGGTGCCTCAGATCCGGTCCAGTGGACGGAGCCGTGTCAGCTGGCGTTTGAGAGGGTTAAGCAAGCCCTCTGTGGGGAGCCACTTTTGTACACACCtaacttttctctccctttcatcctGCAGACCGACGCCTCGAACAGCGGGCTGGGGGCCGTTTTGtcccaggaggtggagggggtcgaCCGCCCCGTACTGTACATTAGCCGGAAGCTAGCTCAGCGGGAGGTGAGCTACAGTACGGTGGAGAAAGAGTGTCTCGCCATACGGTGGGCGGTCGGTGCCCTCCGCTACTATCTCCTGGGGCGCCCATTCACCCTCTGGTCGGACCATGCCCCGCTCCAATGGCTCCACCGCATGAAAGATGCCAACGCGCGGATCACTCGCTGGTATCTGGCTTTACAGCCTTTCCGGTTCAAGGTGATCCATAGGCCGGGGAACCGCATGGCCGTGGCCGACTTTCTCTCCCGCTctgcggaggggggggggagtgggcttGCGGCCGGCGAGGTCCCGGCCTAAGTCGGGCGGTGGGGGtatgtggcagtggggcttggttagagcgacggctgctggaggaaaggaaggagtggctcagccggtgatcagacagctggacagaatcaggtaattagtcagctatataagcatgtttgtaacctggttctgatctcttgcagtaggctgggtcctcacgcggacacacagagagagagagagagagagacggagagacacagagagtgagggcagcgcagcgcagcagagcgctgacatcgCGGCCACAGCCAActgcttgtgttttatttggttAAGTGTTTTCAGTTGAAAATAAACTGGTATATTtgctccctcaacgccgcctcctcgtccttcccgaaccccagtgagtgggaaaagctcacagtTATCATCTTTCAGGTGCACAGGGTCATACTGTTGTCAGACAGATGAAGCTTAAAATAGACTCGTTGTCAGGCAGAAATACGTCTTATGGCATATGGCATAGTAATTTTCcattacacttttatttcaaaaattACTGTTACAACCCTAGTGCTTGCTTGGTGTATCTGTGTGGGTCTGTCTGTTTTCACTCTCCACCTCCTGTGCACAGGAGTCGTGACTTGGTCATCAGTGGAGGCAATAAAAGGAGGGTGAAAAACCTCACTGAGcctttagatagatagatagatagatagatagatactttatttatctcacagagaaattcacagctCAGCAGCTCCAAGAATATGTtacaaaatagaaacataagaggcatgcaatgTACAGTCTtaatataatatgaaatataaaaaaaaaaaaaatcagctcagGTGGTGCAGCTTTGTGGGACCTTGATGGTGTTTGTACTCCTTTCTGTGGAAATAAGGGTGTTTTGGGGGTATTTGGTTTGCTGTGGTGTTTTCCCTCCTTGGTTGTGTGTATGGAGTTTTCTTGTGCAATGACGtgattcttttttctgtttagaGACCAGCACTTTAGGTTGGAACTTTTTTGAACTTCAATAGTAACAatctttaattttaaataaagaagcTCTTATGTTTTGACGCCCCTATTGCCCCTGTTGCCTTTCTTTTCTCATTCCggtgtattattgttgttttgattgtcCCTTCATCTCCAAAACCAAAGTTGAAACTTGACCAACAGTTCAGCtctgttaaaaaacagttttttcatTTAAGGCCAATGTGCCCAACCTTggcaaaaccagcaacaagtggGCCAAGGGACAtcttgagttatttacagattctgaaagtgtgatttctaagctttcgATCAATGTCTTAACACATAATAACctcttaacattttaaatgaaataacttgaaaaTATATAGGAAGGGGGGTGGCTTATTCTGTTATAATTTCTTGTCCTTACACTAGTGTAGTCATATTTCCtgttttagttgttgttgtttcttttctttttgaaataacagtttgcagtgcagttgcagtaaatacaaCCCTAACCCATTGTTGCATAGTCCATTTTGGTCAGGAGGCTActtttagttgtaatatttaatttttttgatctgaatgatgatgatgtgctcagagagttgctaaatcattagcatcaaTACTTCATACACTTCAATgcttggcccaagggttccGGTGATAtatcgtttgtgaaaaacggatgaacgtcaaaagttaatgtacatacatgcatgtccaactttgtcctgttggtggcgctagagctctcgagcttgtgttgcttacacagtatcaccacttgaacccaagtcaCGGGTGGTCTGCAAAATTCCccaaattattacaatattggggaattattacttATCAGGACCTGcaaaatgaaggctaacctgataatgtaataacctcccgttaatgtaatactttattacattattggtaaaaattgtattacattattgggaaatgcactttattacattatcgggaagttattacattatcaggttttattacattttcaatggactcaagtgcaaatttttattacattatcagggatttattacattatcaggttctacagtCCCTCTCACTGCTCCAACACCCTGAGATGTTCCTAGATTGAGGGAGCGAAACATCTATGAAGGATGGCTCTTGGCTGACAACCCTGCAGCCAGCTAAACAGCACCGTCGGAGGTGCTTCAGGCAGAAATGCTGAACAGGTAGCTCTACCTCTGCTTACATGAATTACTTAATTACTATTGTACAGCACTATGGTCAACTGCTGTTTTTTGTTAATGTGCTTCATACATAAATTGGATTATATGTCACCAAGAGATGTTTGATACAATATCACTTATGATATGTAGGAAGTCTAAGTTGTGCGTTTCATAGTGATCATGCAAATTCACTGCTGTGCCACAGACACACCCTGTAAGGTAGCTTGGAACTTTTAGAAACGtttcatgtttaatgtttaaagatCACACAGATGATCTGTACAAGTCTTCAGAAGGAGTTACACTCAATAGGTCACTTGATCTTTGTCTAG encodes:
- the LOC131462820 gene encoding vomeronasal type-2 receptor 1-like — its product is MRLAVEEINQNPVLLPNHTLGYRIFDSCAHPLTGKRAVLSMLNGVSEENSSMCTNASSILAVIGASGSAQSIVVSRILQTFRIPMISYASSCACLSDRQKYPTFFRVIPSDDYQVKAIAQLLVHFNWTWVGLLRGDHDYGRFAAKGLLRELQDTKVCVAYQEIIPLLYTRQMGLRIMKVMRSSTAKVVVVFLGDLLMTPFMRDYMTQNITGIQWVASEALVMSSVLSGKEYYPYMGGTIGFGIRKGHISRLGDFLQTVNPKRYPDNVLVRELWESLYGCSPLPSSVTQTPPCSGQESLLEQHSAYMNTSSPSITYNVYKAVYAIAHSLHKLLLCQPGRGPFQNNSCAQSNNIHPWQLQHYLQEVNFQIGDEEVDFDAKGNSVPYYDIINWQRGTEGNIEFVNVGLFNGTKAVGEELLIQEDRIMWAGHQSEVPVSVCSASCLPGSRKAVRRGEPIYCFDCLPCDSGKISNQTNSVDCATCPEDFWSNNDRTACISKKVEYLTFDSLGIALTVMSVVGACFTLAVCGVFFCYRHTAIVRVNNSELSFFILFALTLCFLCSLLFIGKPTYWSCMLRHTAFSITFSLCISCILGKTLVVLAAFTATRPGHNIMKWLGPKQQRTIISSCTLVQVVICAAWLIDSPPFPSRNTQYEHSKIILECSVGSSLAFWCVLGYIGLQACLCFVLAFLARKLPGNFNEAKFITFSMLIFCAVWLAFIPAYISSPGNYADAVESFAILGSSFGLLFCLFAPKSYIILLKPEKNTKQHLMGKVASVSLATTVIERDELGPEVTKSNRSAPVPVDVHLSPGQRADVASLQRQFADVFSPLPGRTNLIHHHIETSPGVTVRSRPYRLPEHKRKTVQAELQAMLEMGVIEESNSDWCCPIVLVRKSDGSIRFCVDYRRVNEVSKFNAYPMPRVDELLDRLGTARFFTTLDLTKGYWQIPLSLESRGKTAFSTPYGLYQFVTLPFGLFGAPATFQRLMDRVLRPHSAYAAAYLDDVIIHSETWEQHMQQVGAVLESLRRAGLTANPGKCAVGRREVRYLGYHLGGGQVRPQIQKTAAVAACPRPKTKKEVRRFLGLAGYYRRFIPAFSELTSPLTDLTRKGASDPVQWTEPCQLAFERVKQALCGEPLLYTPNFSLPFILQTDASNSGLGAVLSQEVEGVDRPVLYISRKLAQREVSYSTVEKECLAIRWAVGALRYYLLGRPFTLWSDHAPLQWLHRMKDANARITRWYLALQPFRFKVIHRPGNRMAVADFLSRSAEGGGSGLAAGEVPA